From the genome of candidate division TA06 bacterium:
AGCCCACAATTTGAAGAAAACCAGCATATTGATGAGGGCGATGGGATAAAAAACATGAAAGAAAAGTGAAAAATACATACCGGGGATGGTGTATTAATTGGCCATCCTATGGCTTGTTTTCAACGGTTAGTTTTTCAGCGAAAACTATGTAGAGATCTATTAAATAACATTATAATGGGTATGAATTAGGAATAAAAAATGCAATGATAATTTACTTCAAGCTAAAGTGGTAAACTTAATAGTATATTTTTTTATGAACATTATATATAAATATAATCAATAAAACAATTAATCATATTCGTTTTATTTCGTAAGTTATTTAAACGCATGATAATGTAGGTTGTTTTTATCGTTGGCATGGTTTATGCAATATATAGTACTTCATAATAGCAACTATGCAGAAAATAAATGAAAATAAGTATATAGGATCGTTCCTGGAGCGATCGGTAAAAAGCTTCACTGCCTTGGATATTGTTTTTCATTATACCCGCCAGCCTAAGGCGCAGGAAACTCCCAAAACTATTTCTCAGTTGTTGGGCAAATGCCAGGATGAAATCACCTGCTGTCTGGAACAACTCGTTGAGCGTAAAATACTGCAGCGAATAAAGAAGAAAGGCGAGAACTGGTATCTTCCCAGCCCCGATGTAAAAAAATCAGAGATACTAAAATTGCTTAAACAGTGTTTGGACGACAAAGATAAAAGAATAAAACTGCTCTCGATGGCCTTAACTGCCATCCGGGAGCAAAAGCCAGTTAAACGGAGAAAAAATAATATGAAAAAATTAGCCAGCCTATTGTTTGGGGCAACGGCTCTGGCCTCTACGGCCTTGGCTGCCCCGGACACCTGCAAAATATTTTTGTGGGACAATGATGCCGGGGAAACCGCCCAGGAAGCCCCGGCGGCGGTCATGGACAGGAATACTAATTCCTGCTATGTCTGGGCCGACCAGCGCGCCGGTGACTGGAACATCTACGGCCGTCTTTGGGGTCGCAAACCGGAAACCCTGTCGGATGCTTACCTGGTGAATAAAAGCGCCAAGGATGGCCGGGACCAAAAAGCGCCGGCTGTGGCCGGCAAAACCGGCGAGTTCGTTTTCGCGGTCTGGCAGGATTCCACTTACGGGGATCCCTACTGGCAGATATACGGCCGCAAGATGGCGCCTGACGGCAAACCCCTGTCCGATGAATTCCGGGTCAACGAAAAACAGATTAAAGGCTCCAAATTCCCCAAGGTGGCCGTCAACGACCACACCCAGGACTTCGTGGTGGTCTGGCAGGACGACCGGGACGGCCAGTTCGATATCTTTGCCCGGCGGTTCACCTATAAATGCGAGCCCGTTACCGGCGATGTCAAGGTCAACGAGGACGGGCTAAAGGTAGGGCACCTCTATCCGGTGGCGAGTTTTACCGACAAGGGCATTGCCGTGGCCTGGCAGGACAACCGGGACGGCATTAAGAAAGCCGACATCTATACCCGTTATTTCACGCCGGACCTTTCGCCGCTGACTGCCAGCGAAAGGGTCAATGACGATGTCGAAGCCTGGCATTACACCCCGGCTATCGCCGCCTCGGACACTGGTTTTTTCACCATCGTCTGGCTGAATTTCAGCAAAAGCGCCAATGGAGATATTTTTGCCCAGCGCTATGACCCTGACGCCAAAAAGATCAATCAGAACATCGCAATCAGCAACACCACAATTACCACGGAAGCCTGCCGGATACCATCGGTAATCATGGGCATTGACAACGTTTCCTTCTGGACCAGCTGGGCCGATTCTTCCAACAGCACCGACAAGTACCAAATCCGGGCCCGGTACTTTGATAAACGCGGGAGCCTTAACACCACAATCAAGGTGGTCAATGAAAATTACGCCAACGGCCAGCGGGCTCCGGATGTCTGCCGCTTTAACGACTGGTTCTCGGTGGCTTGGCTGGATTCCAGCCGGACCAACGGACGGGGGGACATCTTCGGGCAGTATTTTGTCCTGGACCCCAAGAACGAAGATACTCTGAACGCCCAGGGGATAAACTACAATATCACCAAAGACCGGGCCGCCGGACGCAGGATATGGCATCATCCCAAGAAGGATTATGATAATCCAGCAACCTCTGGCTGGAACGAGGATCCCATAGCCGAACCAGAATCTTTGTATATTCCTCTGGATTCGGCTTATGTGCTGGCCCTGGCCGAGCGCAATATCCCCAACCAGATGTTTTTCCAAATCACCGACACCGATACCCTGGAATATACCTGGCGCAAGCAGGGCAAGCTTAACAGCAAAGAATATGATATGTGCCTGCTGGACCTGGGCTATGCCGAGGACGGATCCAGCGCCGGAACAATAGAGGCTGAGCAGCAGGACACCCTGATTAAATTTGCCAATGATATCTCCAAATGCATGCTGGTGACCGGCAATGATTTTGGCGAGATGTACAATAAGGACTCCATTTTTACCTTCTTTGGCTCCAAATACGTAGGGCCGGGCAATCCTATGGCAACCGGCAATATTCAGAAAATAAACGGCAAAGCCGGCACCTTTACCGAAGGGATGAATTTTAATTATCCTTTCCAGCAGACGCCGGATAATTCGGTGGACATAATTGATATCGCGGCAACAGGCTCCCAGCTTATCATGGAAAGCGAAGGGCCTGGGAAGATCATCTACGGGCGGGGAACTTCCTATTCAAGCGATTACAAGGGCGGTAAAGTATCCACCCACAAAAATGTGTATCTTACTTTTCCCATGGGTTCTTTAAGCAACGGAATTTATCCCAGCACGGCTTCGGAACTAACCCGACGCATTTTGGCCTATCAGGGGTTCAATGTGGAGCCGGAGCCGATCGTGGACCTGGTGGATTCGGTTTATACGGGGACCGTTGAAGGAACAGTAGAGTTTTCATGGACAGCGGTTAGCGATGACAATGCGGCCGAAGCCGCGTCAAAGTACTGGCTTAAATACACCAAATATAACGCCGCTGTTCCCGATCTGGGCAAGATGAGCACCGAGGAAGATTTTATTGATACCGGGCTTACTTATTATCAAGCTTGGGCGCCAGCAGCCGTAGACGTCCGTGAGAAAAAAATAGTATATGGCTTTGCCCCCGGCGACACTCTTATTTTCGCGCTTAAGGCCGGGGACGAATCGTCTCCCACCAGGTGGAGCACATTGGGCAACGAGCCGCGAATAGTGGCTACCGGAGATACTGTAACACCGCATACAGTCAGGCTGGGTTACACCTATGGCTGCGTCAATGATTTCTGCAAGAGCGAGCGAATAGGCATCCGCGGCGGTGATACCTTGTTTACCACCTGGGATGCTTCTAATCTATATCTGGGCTACAGTCGCTGTGACTGGCGAACCGCGGGCGATTTGTTCATCTACTTTGACACCAGAACCGGCGGGGCAGACTCTACCTGTACATACAATGCCGGGGATTCCTGTTCAGGATTTGATCCTGCTTTTAGGCCGGATTTCTGCCTGATAATCGAGAACGGCACTACTGCGGTACTGAAGAAGGCCACCGGCAGCAAAACCTGGGAGGATTCCATAGCTTCCTACAGTACTAGTTACCTGTCGCTGGACAGCATCAACAATTACAACTATCTTGAAGTCCGGGTGCTATTTTCCTATTTAACATATACGGTGGGCAACGTCTTTAAATATTTGGTGGTGTGCAACAACGAAACCAGCGAGCATTCCTGGAACGCTTTTCCCACCACCAACCTCATTGGCAAAGGGGCAAAAGCGCCAGTGTCCAAATACGGCGCCTATTACCAGTTCAACAGCCTGGCCGCCGGAGTTTCGCCCCGGGCCGTGGCCCAGCCTTTGGCCATAGAGCTTTCCGAATTTACCTGCCAAAGCGGGAGCGATGGGATAACACTGATCTGGCAGACCGCCAGCGAGCGCAACAATTATGAATGGCTGATAGAGCGCTCGATCAGCCCGGCCGAAGATTTCCAGAATGTAGCCACCATAAGGGCCGAAGAGGGATCGCCAATCGGCAGGAGTTACAGTTATACAGACACGGCGGTATTGCCCAATACCACCTATTACTATCGTCTGGGGGATAAGGATAAAAACAACCAGATAACCTGGCACGGCCCGGTGACGGTAATAAGCGGCGGCCCGGTCTATGACAAACTACAGTTAATGCCCTGCCGTCCCAATCCGGCCTCGGGCGCGGTGAACTTCAGCTATGTCCTTCCCCGGTCCGGCCAGTTCTCGATCAATGTTTACGATATCTGCGGGCGGAGGGTAAACGCCCTGGAGCAGGGGCAGAAACAAAGCGGAGCCTACAATCTGATCTGGAAGGGCGATGACAGTCAGGGAAGGATGTTGCCGGCCGGGGTATATTTTTACCAGCTTAATTTTGAGGGAACCAGTCTTACCCAACGGTTGGTATTGCTTAGATAGTCGAATTTAGGAGATTAAAAAAGGGCGGCCAGAGGGTCGTCCTTTTTTAATCCGTCCGAAACAGCTCAGTTAAAAACAAGCCTGCGGGAGGTGTTTTCTATGAAGCCTTTCCGGAGGTCTTGGGGCAAAGCGTTTTCCATTTGCTTTATTATTTTGCGGGATGTTTCCAGTTCTTTTTTGGCCTGTAATTTATTTTCTTTCAACTCATACAACCGGCTCAGATAATAGCCGGTCTGCCAGGACAGTTCGGGAGATCCTGTTTTCTGGGCCATGCCCGAAGCATCTTTTAAATAGTCCCCGGCTTCCCTGATGTTGCCGGATAGCAAAGCTTTTTGGGCAAATAGCAGATAGATCCGGCCCAAAAGAAATTTATCCTTAAGCTCTTGGGCCAGAATCAGGGATTCGGAAAGCGGCTGAGCCATTTCGCCCGCTTCATTCTTCCGCCTCAACAGGGTTGATAAATTTAAAAGTCCGTAAGCCATCTCCCGCTTGTTTTGGGTCTTCTCGGCCAATCCCAAAAGGCGGTTAACATGTTCTTCGGCGCCTGGAATATCTCCGGTTTCCAGCTTGAACTCCACCAGCGCCCGGGCCGCAGCCAAAATTATCTCGGGGTCTCGCACTTTACGGGCTTCGTCAAGAGATTCGTTGATGTTTTTATCAGCCTGTTCCAGTTGACCCAAATTGTGGTAGAGCGCGCCAAGGTTGGCTTTTATATAGGCCTGCATGCGGGGGTCCCCGATCTTGGCCGCCAGTTCTGCCGCTCGGATAAGCTCATTCAGGGAGTCCGGGTATTTGCCCTGCAGGGCCAGGTCTAGGCCCAGATTCCGTCGAATCTCCACTTCGTTGTTGCAGTCATCGATTCCTTGTGAGATTTTCAGGGCGGTGGTATGCTTCTCTATCGCAGCAGTAGCATCGCCCCAGATCTGCTGGAGGGAACCGATGTTGCTGTAGATGCTCATCTGCTGGGCGATCTCTCCAATCTCTTTGGCAGATTTTAAAGCCTGATCATAATAGTCATGGGCAGCCAGATAGTTTCCCAGAACAAATTGAATGTTTCCCATATTAAAACCAGCCAAAGATTCTGTCCTCCGATCGCCGATTTTTTTTGCGGTTTCTAAAGCTATAGTAAAGTGATTGTGAGCCGCGTCAGTTTCTCCCAATATTAGTAATGGATTTCCAATATTGTTGTTTTGTAATGCGATTCCTTCGGCATAGTTGATGGCGGTTGATAATTCAATAGCGGAACGATAGTGCTCGATGGCCTTAGGAATTTCACCGGTTAGTTCGAATGCTTTCCCCAGGCTGCCATGGACTTGGGCGGTTTCCTTATCATTTTTTAATATTTGATAGATGGACAAGGCCTTGGTAAAATAAGTTATGGCTTCTTCGGTTTTGCCTCCCCGTAAAAATATCTGCCCATTATTGATGAGCACCCTAGCTGTGATCAACTCATCCCCTTTGCTTTCGGCCTGGGTTAAAACGCTGTCCAGTGTCTCTCGGGCCTTATCAACCTGTCCAAGCATATCGTGAATGATGCCCGCTTCCAATAAATACTTCCATTCGGCCCGTGTTTCCTTTTCCCGTTGGGCTATTTTGGCGGCGGTAATGAAATTCTTAAGCGCCTGGTCCCGCCGGCCGGTCAGCCGGAAAATGGCGCCCTGGGCGCCAAGCAGCTCGGCAGTCTCCAATAGGTTGGGTCGGCTTTCCTTGAGCAGCTTGACAACCTCCAGACCCTTGCGGTAGAACTCCACCGCTTCGGGGTTGGCATACAGTCGCCGGGCCTTGTCTCCGGCCCGATGCAGGCAGTTGACCGCCTTGTCGCGGTCCTTGCTATAGTAATAGTGGTGGGCCAGATCTTCGTAGTGGGAATAGAGGTCCTTCTGGTAATCCCGTTCTATGGACTGGGCGGCCTTGCCGTGCAGTTCACTGCGCCGTCCCTTGAGCAGGGTGGAGTAGGCCGCCTCGTGGGTGGTGGTGGAGTGAAATTCGTAGGTCCTTTTTCCCTCCAAGAGCTTGGAATATAAAAGCCCTTCAAAATGCTCAAGGTTGTCCAGCAAGGGCTGGATCTGTTCCGGGTTCTGTCCCGAGAGTCTGCCCAGCAAACGGCTGTCGAACTCCTTTCCGATCACTGCGGCATACTGCAGGGTGCGGCGCAGCTCCTCGGATAGCTTATCAATCCTGCCCAGCACCATGGCGGCCACTGTATTGGGAAGAGAGATCTTTTCAAAACGCTTGGAGGCCTGCAGGCTGGGGCCGTCCCTTTTCACCAGGCGGCGGGATAGCAGGTTGCGGATGGTTTCTTCGATGAACAGGGGGTTGCCCTCGGTCCGTTCCCCGATCTTTTTTAGAACCTCATCGCTGACATCCTGGACCTGAGTTAGGCCGGAGACCATCTGTAAGGTTTCACGGATATCCAGTTTTTTCAGCACCAGGCTCAGGCAGTTGGGCCGGGCAATGAAGGGCAGGGCCAGCTCCGGGCGGTAATCGCAGCAGACCAGAACCGGCTGTTTTTCCAGATCATTAACCAGATGCTCCAGCAGCTCCAGGGTGATGGTGTCGGCCCAATGCAGGTCCTCAAAAGCCAAAACCAGCGGCTGTTTGGCGGCGGTTTTGGAATAAAGCATGGAGAAGGCCTCAAAGGTTTTCCGCTTGCGCTTTTCGGGGTCCAGTGTCTCGGCCTCGGGATAAGGCAGCCCCAGCAGCGAACCCAGATATGGCTCGAAGTCCAGCAGGTCCAGTGATTGAAGGCAGGACTGGAGATTTTCGGCCTTTTTGGGGCCGGGGTCGGATTCGGTGATCCCGGTCAAAACATTCAGCTGCCGCAGGAACGGCAGGTAGGCCATTCCCGAAGCGTAGGAGTAGCATTTGCCCTTGATGAATTTAAAGTTCTCCCCCCGGGTCAAAAGCTCCAGTTCCTTGGCCAGGCGCGATTTTCCCAGCCCCGGCTCGCCGGTGATGGCCACGATCTGTCCGTTTCCAGATTTGGCCATTTGAACCGACTGCCGGATGCCGTCCATCTCGGCCTGGCGGCCCACCATTTTGATGGAGCCGGAGCGCAGGGCCCCGGCCTTTTCTTCAGCTTCCACCCGCCCCAGTATCAGATAAACGTTCTGGGGTTTTGATTTCCCCTTGACCATCACCGGCTTCAATTTTTTGAGTCGGATCTTCCCCTTGACTTGGCGGTAAGTGTTTTCGCCGATCACGCATTCTCGGGCATTGGCCACTTTCTCCAGCCGGGCCGCCAGGTTGACGTTGTCGCCGATCACGGTGTATTCCATTCTTTCCCGGGAACCCACGTTCAGGGCCACCACCTCCCCGGAGTTAAGGCCGATGCTCATGGCCAGGTTCATTTTCCTCTCCCGGCTGAAACGGTCCATGGCCTCCAGCATTTCGATGGCCGCCAGACAGGCCCGGAGTGGGTCGTCTTCATGGACCACCGGCGCACCGAACAGCACCATCAAGGCGTCGCCCATGAACTTGTCGATATGCCCGCCGTAGCGGGAGGCGATCTCCACCATCCGGTCGAAATAGTCGTTGACCACCTCCACCACCTGCTCCGGGTCCATGGTCTCGGACATGGAGGTGAAGCCGGAAAGGT
Proteins encoded in this window:
- a CDS encoding T9SS type A sorting domain-containing protein, translating into MQKINENKYIGSFLERSVKSFTALDIVFHYTRQPKAQETPKTISQLLGKCQDEITCCLEQLVERKILQRIKKKGENWYLPSPDVKKSEILKLLKQCLDDKDKRIKLLSMALTAIREQKPVKRRKNNMKKLASLLFGATALASTALAAPDTCKIFLWDNDAGETAQEAPAAVMDRNTNSCYVWADQRAGDWNIYGRLWGRKPETLSDAYLVNKSAKDGRDQKAPAVAGKTGEFVFAVWQDSTYGDPYWQIYGRKMAPDGKPLSDEFRVNEKQIKGSKFPKVAVNDHTQDFVVVWQDDRDGQFDIFARRFTYKCEPVTGDVKVNEDGLKVGHLYPVASFTDKGIAVAWQDNRDGIKKADIYTRYFTPDLSPLTASERVNDDVEAWHYTPAIAASDTGFFTIVWLNFSKSANGDIFAQRYDPDAKKINQNIAISNTTITTEACRIPSVIMGIDNVSFWTSWADSSNSTDKYQIRARYFDKRGSLNTTIKVVNENYANGQRAPDVCRFNDWFSVAWLDSSRTNGRGDIFGQYFVLDPKNEDTLNAQGINYNITKDRAAGRRIWHHPKKDYDNPATSGWNEDPIAEPESLYIPLDSAYVLALAERNIPNQMFFQITDTDTLEYTWRKQGKLNSKEYDMCLLDLGYAEDGSSAGTIEAEQQDTLIKFANDISKCMLVTGNDFGEMYNKDSIFTFFGSKYVGPGNPMATGNIQKINGKAGTFTEGMNFNYPFQQTPDNSVDIIDIAATGSQLIMESEGPGKIIYGRGTSYSSDYKGGKVSTHKNVYLTFPMGSLSNGIYPSTASELTRRILAYQGFNVEPEPIVDLVDSVYTGTVEGTVEFSWTAVSDDNAAEAASKYWLKYTKYNAAVPDLGKMSTEEDFIDTGLTYYQAWAPAAVDVREKKIVYGFAPGDTLIFALKAGDESSPTRWSTLGNEPRIVATGDTVTPHTVRLGYTYGCVNDFCKSERIGIRGGDTLFTTWDASNLYLGYSRCDWRTAGDLFIYFDTRTGGADSTCTYNAGDSCSGFDPAFRPDFCLIIENGTTAVLKKATGSKTWEDSIASYSTSYLSLDSINNYNYLEVRVLFSYLTYTVGNVFKYLVVCNNETSEHSWNAFPTTNLIGKGAKAPVSKYGAYYQFNSLAAGVSPRAVAQPLAIELSEFTCQSGSDGITLIWQTASERNNYEWLIERSISPAEDFQNVATIRAEEGSPIGRSYSYTDTAVLPNTTYYYRLGDKDKNNQITWHGPVTVISGGPVYDKLQLMPCRPNPASGAVNFSYVLPRSGQFSINVYDICGRRVNALEQGQKQSGAYNLIWKGDDSQGRMLPAGVYFYQLNFEGTSLTQRLVLLR
- a CDS encoding tetratricopeptide repeat protein — its product is MEQTELVSKILERLDQITRKSGVVPADQQEQQVFVRLDQVEKIVSSIERYLPRRIIDKILLNPEGSQVEGERRPVTILFGDLSGFTSMSETMDPEQVVEVVNDYFDRMVEIASRYGGHIDKFMGDALMVLFGAPVVHEDDPLRACLAAIEMLEAMDRFSRERKMNLAMSIGLNSGEVVALNVGSRERMEYTVIGDNVNLAARLEKVANARECVIGENTYRQVKGKIRLKKLKPVMVKGKSKPQNVYLILGRVEAEEKAGALRSGSIKMVGRQAEMDGIRQSVQMAKSGNGQIVAITGEPGLGKSRLAKELELLTRGENFKFIKGKCYSYASGMAYLPFLRQLNVLTGITESDPGPKKAENLQSCLQSLDLLDFEPYLGSLLGLPYPEAETLDPEKRKRKTFEAFSMLYSKTAAKQPLVLAFEDLHWADTITLELLEHLVNDLEKQPVLVCCDYRPELALPFIARPNCLSLVLKKLDIRETLQMVSGLTQVQDVSDEVLKKIGERTEGNPLFIEETIRNLLSRRLVKRDGPSLQASKRFEKISLPNTVAAMVLGRIDKLSEELRRTLQYAAVIGKEFDSRLLGRLSGQNPEQIQPLLDNLEHFEGLLYSKLLEGKRTYEFHSTTTHEAAYSTLLKGRRSELHGKAAQSIERDYQKDLYSHYEDLAHHYYYSKDRDKAVNCLHRAGDKARRLYANPEAVEFYRKGLEVVKLLKESRPNLLETAELLGAQGAIFRLTGRRDQALKNFITAAKIAQREKETRAEWKYLLEAGIIHDMLGQVDKARETLDSVLTQAESKGDELITARVLINNGQIFLRGGKTEEAITYFTKALSIYQILKNDKETAQVHGSLGKAFELTGEIPKAIEHYRSAIELSTAINYAEGIALQNNNIGNPLLILGETDAAHNHFTIALETAKKIGDRRTESLAGFNMGNIQFVLGNYLAAHDYYDQALKSAKEIGEIAQQMSIYSNIGSLQQIWGDATAAIEKHTTALKISQGIDDCNNEVEIRRNLGLDLALQGKYPDSLNELIRAAELAAKIGDPRMQAYIKANLGALYHNLGQLEQADKNINESLDEARKVRDPEIILAAARALVEFKLETGDIPGAEEHVNRLLGLAEKTQNKREMAYGLLNLSTLLRRKNEAGEMAQPLSESLILAQELKDKFLLGRIYLLFAQKALLSGNIREAGDYLKDASGMAQKTGSPELSWQTGYYLSRLYELKENKLQAKKELETSRKIIKQMENALPQDLRKGFIENTSRRLVFN